A single window of Micrococcaceae bacterium Sec5.1 DNA harbors:
- a CDS encoding aminotransferase class I/II-fold pyridoxal phosphate-dependent enzyme: MSLSDQRAADLSPETVVVAAGRPERKHDEPVNPPIVLSSTYFGTGSLGDGDRGYGRYANPTWDPFEDALGKLEGAALPGLLYASGLAAVSSALSLVPAGGVVVMPSHSYSGSLVMATELAEKGFLDLRIVDITDTDAVKALISPADGKAADLLWLESPTNPMLGIADVRALTDAAHAVGAIVVTDNTFSTPLVQQPLSLGSDVVLHSVTKYLAGHSDVVLGALVTSNPELRATLLHHRIIHGGIAGPFEAWLALRGLRTLALRIERSQASAAVLAERLSTHPRVESIRYPGLPADPGHERAKDQMKGFGSILCIQIAGDDARSGAEAADDLVRALQLWLPATSLGGVESLIERRRRHAAEPVSVPENLVRLSVGIENVEDLWSDLEQALKSLDS; this comes from the coding sequence ATGAGCCTTTCCGATCAGCGTGCTGCCGATTTGTCCCCGGAAACCGTTGTGGTGGCTGCGGGCCGCCCCGAGCGTAAACACGATGAACCGGTGAATCCGCCCATCGTCCTGTCCTCCACATACTTTGGAACTGGTTCTCTTGGCGACGGCGATCGTGGCTATGGGCGCTACGCCAACCCCACCTGGGACCCGTTCGAGGACGCCCTGGGCAAGCTGGAAGGCGCTGCCCTGCCCGGCTTGCTCTATGCATCCGGGCTTGCTGCCGTCAGCTCGGCCCTCTCCTTGGTACCTGCCGGTGGCGTTGTTGTCATGCCATCACACAGCTACTCGGGCTCGTTGGTCATGGCGACCGAACTTGCGGAGAAGGGCTTCCTGGACCTCCGGATTGTGGACATTACGGACACGGACGCAGTGAAGGCCTTGATCAGCCCGGCAGATGGCAAAGCCGCGGACCTGCTCTGGCTGGAAAGCCCCACCAACCCCATGCTCGGAATTGCCGATGTCCGGGCGCTCACCGACGCCGCCCACGCTGTGGGCGCGATCGTGGTCACGGACAATACTTTCTCCACGCCGTTGGTGCAGCAGCCGCTTAGCCTGGGCTCCGACGTCGTGCTTCACTCGGTGACCAAATACCTGGCGGGCCATTCCGACGTCGTCCTGGGCGCCTTGGTGACTTCCAACCCGGAACTGCGGGCCACGCTCCTTCACCACCGCATCATCCACGGCGGCATCGCCGGCCCGTTCGAAGCATGGCTGGCGCTCCGGGGACTCCGCACGCTTGCGCTGCGGATCGAACGTTCGCAAGCATCCGCGGCAGTGCTGGCCGAGCGCCTCAGCACCCATCCGAGGGTCGAGTCCATCCGCTATCCGGGCCTACCCGCGGATCCGGGGCATGAGCGCGCCAAGGACCAGATGAAGGGCTTCGGTTCCATCCTCTGCATCCAGATCGCCGGAGACGATGCCCGCAGCGGCGCCGAAGCGGCCGACGACTTGGTCCGTGCGCTTCAGCTCTGGCTCCCGGCGACATCCTTGGGCGGGGTTGAGTCGCTGATCGAACGTCGACGCCGGCACGCAGCTGAGCCGGTCAGTGTGCCGGAGAACCTGGTCCGTTTGAGCGTCGGGATCGAGAACGTGGAAGATCTCTGGTCCGACCTTGAGCAAGCACTGAAGTCGCTGGACAGTTAG
- a CDS encoding amidase, producing MTEAWELGIAEAAVLIRGRHLSAVELLDSVLDRARATEEYAQAWAHIDERGAREAARIADHLAVGGQFAGSLHGIPLGVKDVIDVRGMPTEAGSESLRGNIALDDAGVVRRLRGNGAVILGKLQTHEFAFGQGTPPSRNPWDPDRYAGGSSVGSGVAVAVGSIPGALGTDTGGSVRNPAAVNGLVGLKPSNGVVSSSGILHVSHTMDQVGPIARSVEDCVALLDGMVEPHGTALLGGLVSAQIRDATAPVRLGVDRRMWSEWGVTAEVREAVEGALGILRDLKFEVVELPLPELDLALHASVAISLSEAAQHHRARLGSAAERYLPATRIMIETGALASEEDIHLAWQVREHLRSFLPRAMARAGVQAVVSPTLPAIAPLAQAMSSELTGSPDEGSLSAALRMLSAANLTGIPGVSIPCGFVNGQPVGLHIMGPEHADATVLAIAQAYERATQWKGFVPVHTLPQTVA from the coding sequence TTGACCGAAGCATGGGAGCTCGGCATCGCGGAAGCAGCAGTACTCATCCGTGGCCGCCATTTATCGGCAGTTGAACTGCTCGACTCTGTTCTGGACCGTGCCCGGGCCACGGAGGAGTATGCCCAAGCCTGGGCGCATATAGACGAACGCGGCGCGCGTGAAGCGGCCCGCATCGCCGATCACCTGGCCGTCGGAGGCCAGTTCGCAGGCAGCCTTCACGGGATTCCCCTTGGAGTGAAGGACGTCATCGACGTCCGGGGAATGCCGACGGAGGCCGGCTCCGAAAGCCTCCGCGGGAATATCGCCCTGGACGACGCCGGAGTGGTACGGCGACTCCGTGGCAACGGAGCCGTGATCCTCGGAAAGCTTCAAACACACGAGTTCGCTTTCGGACAAGGAACTCCACCGTCACGAAACCCTTGGGATCCTGACCGATATGCAGGCGGCTCATCCGTTGGGTCGGGCGTAGCCGTGGCTGTGGGATCCATTCCCGGAGCGCTGGGAACCGACACCGGTGGCTCCGTCCGAAACCCGGCTGCCGTCAATGGTCTGGTAGGGCTGAAGCCAAGCAACGGCGTCGTGTCTTCCTCCGGCATCCTTCACGTAAGCCACACCATGGACCAAGTGGGACCTATTGCCCGGAGCGTCGAAGACTGCGTCGCGCTGCTGGACGGCATGGTGGAACCACACGGGACCGCCCTGCTGGGGGGACTCGTGTCAGCGCAAATCCGGGACGCTACTGCCCCGGTCAGGCTTGGGGTTGATCGCAGAATGTGGTCGGAATGGGGAGTTACGGCGGAAGTCAGGGAGGCTGTGGAAGGAGCTTTGGGCATACTCAGGGACCTTAAATTCGAGGTCGTGGAACTTCCGCTTCCCGAGCTTGACCTGGCGCTGCATGCCAGCGTGGCAATCTCTCTTTCCGAAGCTGCCCAGCATCACCGCGCCAGGCTGGGAAGCGCGGCGGAACGATACTTGCCCGCCACGCGCATCATGATCGAAACAGGTGCACTGGCTTCGGAGGAGGACATTCATCTCGCGTGGCAGGTTAGGGAGCACCTCCGGTCGTTTTTGCCGCGGGCCATGGCACGGGCCGGGGTGCAGGCAGTGGTGTCACCTACCCTTCCGGCGATCGCCCCCTTGGCCCAGGCGATGTCCTCTGAACTCACAGGCTCTCCAGACGAGGGTTCCCTATCCGCAGCCCTTCGCATGCTGTCAGCTGCAAACCTGACCGGCATACCGGGGGTTAGTATTCCCTGCGGCTTCGTCAACGGGCAGCCCGTTGGCCTGCACATTATGGGACCGGAACACGCCGATGCCACAGTGCTCGCGATCGCCCAGGCCTATGAGCGCGCCACCCAATGGAAGGGGTTTGTGCCGGTCCACACGCTGCCACAAACCGTTGCGTAG
- a CDS encoding HAD family hydrolase, translated as MTADAMTRDTNNTPTRLRLAVVDMVGTTITDEGRTERALSRALAEHGVEPGSSRFESMLGYARDTMGFSKMAVFGDLFGDPTVAESANKVFEKAYDELIEDGGIRAIPGAEDAIIWMRESGMQVCLATGFGRHTQNMVLESLGWMGLADLSLCPADAGRGRPYPDMILTALLALDLDDVREVAVIGDTSSDMLSGVRSGASLIAGVLTGSHSEATLRAAGATVVVDSIKQLPLLLEKREARHL; from the coding sequence ATGACCGCGGATGCAATGACCAGGGACACCAACAACACTCCCACCCGGCTGCGGCTGGCTGTGGTGGACATGGTGGGGACAACCATTACTGACGAGGGGCGCACGGAGCGGGCCCTGTCCCGTGCCTTGGCCGAGCACGGCGTAGAACCCGGCAGCAGCCGCTTCGAGAGCATGCTCGGCTACGCGCGCGACACCATGGGCTTTTCGAAAATGGCCGTCTTCGGGGACCTTTTTGGCGACCCCACAGTGGCCGAGAGCGCAAACAAGGTCTTCGAGAAGGCTTACGACGAGTTGATTGAAGATGGTGGTATCCGCGCGATTCCAGGCGCGGAGGACGCCATTATCTGGATGCGGGAGTCCGGCATGCAGGTTTGCCTCGCCACAGGCTTTGGCCGCCACACGCAGAACATGGTCCTCGAATCACTGGGGTGGATGGGCTTGGCTGACCTCAGCTTGTGCCCGGCAGATGCCGGACGGGGCCGGCCCTACCCGGACATGATCCTGACGGCGTTGCTCGCCTTGGACTTGGACGATGTCCGTGAGGTCGCCGTGATCGGAGACACCAGCTCAGACATGCTCTCAGGAGTCCGCTCGGGCGCATCGCTGATCGCCGGCGTCCTTACGGGCTCCCATTCGGAGGCGACGCTCCGCGCAGCGGGGGCCACCGTCGTCGTGGATTCCATCAAGCAGCTCCCGCTCCTGCTGGAGAAACGCGAAGCCAGGCACCTCTAA
- the tmk gene encoding dTMP kinase: MSIQSPGLFIAFEGGDGAGKSTQAARLCDALESRGLSVVRTREPGGTPIGEKLRSLVLDHGHGTIDARTEALMFAAARAAHASQVIRPALAAGRVVITDRYIDSSVAYQGAGRGLGAEGVLSLNEWATEGLHPDLTVLLDVEPSDGRERRTAGAAAEDRLESEPDAFHATIRHAFLDLAAAAPSGYLVLPAKSDIASLAAQILERVEALLAERGLGERVSGNHL, translated from the coding sequence GTGAGTATTCAGAGCCCCGGTCTTTTCATCGCGTTCGAAGGCGGAGATGGAGCCGGCAAGTCCACCCAGGCTGCCCGGCTCTGCGACGCCCTCGAATCACGGGGCCTGTCCGTGGTGCGCACCCGCGAACCGGGCGGGACTCCCATTGGAGAAAAGCTGCGCTCCCTTGTCCTGGACCATGGCCACGGCACCATCGATGCCCGCACGGAGGCCCTGATGTTCGCCGCGGCGCGTGCAGCGCACGCCAGCCAGGTGATCCGCCCGGCGCTTGCAGCAGGGCGGGTGGTCATCACGGACCGCTACATTGATTCGTCTGTTGCCTATCAAGGTGCTGGCCGTGGGCTTGGAGCAGAGGGTGTGTTGTCCCTTAACGAATGGGCCACGGAAGGCCTGCATCCGGACCTGACTGTACTGCTCGACGTCGAGCCCTCCGACGGCCGCGAACGCCGCACCGCCGGCGCGGCTGCTGAGGATCGTTTGGAATCCGAACCCGACGCGTTCCATGCCACCATCCGCCATGCCTTCCTCGACCTCGCAGCCGCTGCTCCCTCGGGTTACCTGGTGCTGCCGGCCAAGTCCGACATTGCCTCGCTGGCGGCGCAGATCCTTGAACGGGTGGAGGCCTTGCTGGCTGAGCGCGGGCTGGGCGAACGCGTTTCAGGGAACCACCTGTGA
- a CDS encoding DUF2516 family protein, which yields MDGKFLIAIVTNAVYFILGLVAVVLELWAFVDCLRHRPTLFVAASKRTKTFWLALTGVAFAIGALTLLSGGSGLGLFGIAAVTASCVYLADVRPAVREAGSGGNRNVGPYGPW from the coding sequence GTGGACGGAAAATTCTTGATCGCGATTGTCACCAACGCGGTCTACTTCATCCTTGGCTTGGTGGCCGTTGTCCTTGAACTGTGGGCTTTTGTGGATTGCCTGCGCCACCGGCCCACGCTGTTCGTGGCCGCATCCAAGCGCACCAAGACGTTCTGGTTGGCCCTTACCGGCGTTGCCTTTGCCATCGGCGCGCTGACCCTGTTGAGCGGTGGAAGCGGCCTCGGCCTGTTCGGCATCGCCGCGGTGACGGCTTCCTGTGTGTACCTTGCGGACGTCCGTCCAGCAGTCCGGGAAGCAGGCAGCGGCGGCAACCGCAACGTCGGTCCTTACGGCCCCTGGTAA
- a CDS encoding alpha/beta hydrolase, which produces MKSAPRRPAGTPSRDRSVQPAAAGGGRRGFAALCLALASVLVLSACSLPFLPTPTAKPSTSTVDPSIAASAPKGLEKYYSQSVKWSSCEDGFQCAEVKVPLDYGNPDSAEITLSAIKLPSTGTKKGSILVNPGGPGGSGVDFVKDAGNTHFTEKLRGNFDMVGFDPRGVKRSAPVTCLSDAERDAARAKVFREDTDEGLAAALAFNKSLAEKCVEKTGPVLEHIDTVSAAKDLDVLRAVVNDAKLNYLGYSYGTFLGSTYASLFPENVGHLVLDGAVDPSISNEELTAGQAKAFEKALRTYVDDCLGQKDCPLSGSVDNGVQEIRDLINAVDQNPQTAKDGRLVTGTEFVNGLFLPLYDNQSWPALTQALDSAFSGDVSQMMRIADLGADREANGTYSSNSAFAFQAINCLDYPMVTDTAGMRAEEARLKQESPTFGAFFAYGGVTCKDWPYKNTRTPAPVDYKGSAPIVVIGTTGDPATPLEWAQSLRKQLENAALVTWEGEGHTAYGRSNSCVSTAVDDYFVDGKLPQDGLQC; this is translated from the coding sequence ATGAAGTCCGCACCTCGCCGGCCCGCCGGTACCCCCTCAAGGGACCGGTCTGTCCAGCCTGCTGCGGCCGGGGGTGGCCGGCGGGGTTTCGCGGCCCTCTGTTTGGCCCTTGCTTCCGTGCTGGTGCTCAGTGCCTGCTCCTTGCCGTTCCTTCCAACACCAACTGCGAAGCCGAGCACCAGCACCGTCGACCCGTCCATTGCAGCGTCCGCGCCTAAAGGCCTCGAAAAGTACTACTCACAGTCCGTGAAATGGAGCTCGTGTGAGGACGGCTTCCAGTGTGCTGAGGTCAAGGTTCCCTTGGATTACGGCAATCCGGACTCCGCCGAGATCACGCTGTCCGCCATTAAATTGCCCAGCACTGGCACCAAGAAGGGCTCCATCCTGGTCAATCCCGGAGGTCCGGGCGGCTCGGGTGTCGATTTCGTCAAGGACGCGGGAAACACCCACTTCACCGAAAAACTCCGCGGCAACTTCGACATGGTGGGCTTCGACCCCCGCGGCGTAAAGCGGTCTGCTCCGGTCACGTGCCTGTCAGACGCAGAACGCGATGCCGCCCGCGCGAAAGTATTCCGGGAGGACACTGACGAGGGCCTGGCCGCCGCTTTGGCCTTCAACAAGTCCCTGGCTGAGAAGTGCGTAGAGAAGACCGGACCCGTCCTGGAGCACATTGATACCGTCAGTGCTGCCAAGGACCTGGACGTCCTGCGTGCCGTTGTCAACGATGCCAAGCTCAATTACCTTGGCTATTCCTACGGCACTTTCCTCGGCTCCACGTACGCGTCGCTGTTCCCAGAGAACGTCGGGCACCTGGTATTGGACGGTGCCGTTGATCCGTCCATCAGCAATGAGGAACTGACTGCGGGGCAGGCAAAAGCCTTTGAAAAGGCCCTCCGCACGTACGTTGACGACTGCCTTGGTCAAAAGGACTGCCCCCTCAGTGGGTCCGTTGACAACGGGGTCCAGGAAATCAGGGATCTCATCAACGCAGTGGACCAGAACCCCCAAACAGCCAAGGACGGGAGGCTCGTGACCGGGACCGAGTTCGTCAACGGGCTCTTCCTCCCGCTCTACGACAACCAAAGCTGGCCCGCGTTAACCCAGGCTCTGGACAGTGCCTTCTCCGGTGACGTCTCCCAGATGATGCGCATTGCCGATCTCGGCGCGGACCGCGAGGCCAATGGTACTTACAGTTCAAACTCCGCATTCGCGTTCCAGGCCATCAACTGCCTCGACTACCCGATGGTCACCGATACCGCCGGGATGAGGGCCGAGGAAGCCCGGCTCAAGCAGGAATCTCCAACTTTCGGCGCATTCTTCGCCTACGGCGGGGTCACCTGCAAGGACTGGCCGTACAAAAACACCCGCACACCTGCCCCGGTGGACTACAAGGGCTCCGCCCCTATCGTCGTTATCGGCACCACTGGAGACCCGGCCACTCCCCTCGAGTGGGCACAGTCCCTACGCAAACAGCTTGAAAACGCCGCGCTGGTCACATGGGAAGGCGAGGGCCACACAGCCTACGGTCGCTCGAACTCGTGCGTCAGCACCGCCGTCGACGATTACTTTGTTGACGGCAAACTGCCGCAGGACGGGCTCCAGTGCTAG
- a CDS encoding polysaccharide deacetylase family protein: protein MAQMPTQRDFIGYGETPPQFRWPGNAKVAVSLVINVEEGAERSIARGDKANDLAAHWIPAQASAERNITLESAFEYGSRAGIWRLLRILRKHSVRATAFCCAVALQLNPPIAAALVRDGHEIADHGHQWDTHTDLDDEAEQRLIVASKNAIEASTGLAPTSWYSRDGLKPGTRQVLATTGFTYESNSFNDDLPHWGSGHGNPRLPVLPYAGDTNDSGLFKQFPTATAFGNHLIAALDMLLEDPRGGPSVMSVGLHPRLIGRPAYAVALERFITYAQQKDVWFATRQDIVNAWLRVTTAEQTTAGGPPTS from the coding sequence ATGGCACAGATGCCCACGCAGCGGGATTTCATCGGATATGGCGAAACTCCGCCACAATTCCGCTGGCCGGGCAATGCCAAGGTGGCGGTTTCCTTGGTGATCAATGTTGAAGAGGGTGCTGAGCGCAGCATCGCCCGCGGCGACAAGGCCAATGATCTTGCGGCACATTGGATTCCCGCCCAGGCATCAGCGGAACGGAACATCACCTTGGAATCGGCGTTCGAATACGGCTCCAGGGCTGGGATCTGGCGCTTACTAAGGATCCTGCGGAAGCATAGCGTCCGCGCCACCGCATTCTGCTGTGCAGTAGCGTTGCAACTCAACCCTCCAATCGCTGCCGCATTGGTCCGCGACGGACATGAGATCGCAGATCACGGGCACCAGTGGGACACTCACACAGACCTCGACGACGAAGCGGAGCAGCGCCTGATCGTCGCCTCCAAGAATGCGATAGAGGCCAGCACAGGCCTGGCTCCCACGAGCTGGTACTCGCGTGATGGACTCAAGCCGGGGACGCGCCAGGTGCTCGCCACCACCGGGTTCACCTACGAATCGAACAGCTTCAACGACGACCTGCCGCACTGGGGCAGCGGTCATGGAAACCCGCGTCTTCCCGTGCTGCCATACGCAGGCGACACCAACGATTCCGGGCTGTTCAAGCAATTTCCCACCGCGACGGCGTTCGGCAATCATCTGATCGCTGCCTTGGACATGCTGCTCGAAGACCCCCGCGGCGGCCCCTCCGTGATGAGCGTGGGCCTCCACCCGCGGCTCATCGGACGGCCGGCGTATGCAGTGGCGCTTGAGCGATTCATAACCTATGCACAGCAGAAAGATGTCTGGTTCGCGACCCGGCAGGACATCGTCAATGCCTGGCTGCGGGTTACGACGGCGGAGCAGACGACGGCGGGCGGACCTCCGACGTCGTAG
- a CDS encoding DNA polymerase III subunit delta' — protein sequence MSVWDDLQGQAPVVAQLKQAAQGESGLTHAWLFTGPPGSGRSNAAKAFAAALNCEQDDVTLRGCGECAACHTILGETHSDVTFVRTEKVTITIDEARELVSKAGDRPATGRWRIIIVEDADRMAERTTNVLLKAIEEPTPRTIWMLCAPSPADVLVTIRSRCRPVSLRLPPASDVAALLVRRDGIDPELADRAARAAQGHIGIARRLARDADARERRLETVRIPLGLRGVTAAVMMAEKLVKIATDEANSSNDERDAAEKIALLASLGAPESGTLPPSMRSQVRQLEDDQKRRAKRSITDSLDRTLTDLLSFYRDVLIIQLGNAVELVNVELKSDLEEYAARSTPEATLARMDAINKARVRITTTNVAPLLAVESMATSLIQQ from the coding sequence GTGAGCGTTTGGGACGACCTCCAAGGCCAGGCGCCGGTGGTTGCCCAGCTGAAGCAGGCAGCCCAGGGCGAATCCGGCCTCACTCACGCCTGGCTCTTTACCGGCCCTCCGGGCTCGGGCCGTTCCAATGCTGCCAAGGCTTTCGCTGCCGCGCTGAACTGCGAGCAGGACGACGTCACTTTGCGGGGCTGCGGCGAGTGCGCCGCATGCCACACGATCCTCGGCGAGACCCATTCTGATGTCACGTTCGTGCGGACCGAAAAGGTCACCATCACCATTGACGAGGCCCGCGAACTTGTTTCAAAGGCTGGTGACCGCCCCGCCACTGGCCGTTGGCGGATCATCATCGTTGAGGACGCGGACCGCATGGCGGAACGAACCACCAACGTCCTGTTGAAGGCCATCGAAGAACCAACTCCGCGTACCATTTGGATGCTGTGCGCCCCATCGCCCGCAGACGTATTGGTCACCATCCGTTCGCGCTGCCGTCCCGTTAGTCTGCGCCTTCCGCCAGCCTCCGACGTCGCCGCACTGCTCGTGAGGCGCGACGGCATTGATCCCGAACTCGCGGACCGGGCAGCGCGTGCCGCCCAAGGCCACATCGGGATTGCCCGCCGCCTGGCCCGGGATGCGGACGCCCGCGAACGCCGTCTCGAAACGGTTCGCATCCCGCTTGGGCTCCGTGGGGTTACGGCAGCGGTGATGATGGCGGAGAAGCTCGTCAAAATCGCCACCGATGAAGCCAACAGCTCCAATGATGAGCGCGACGCCGCCGAAAAAATCGCGCTCCTGGCAAGCCTTGGTGCACCGGAGTCGGGCACACTGCCACCGTCCATGCGAAGCCAGGTGAGGCAGCTTGAGGACGACCAAAAGCGCCGTGCCAAGCGCTCCATCACGGACTCGCTGGACCGCACGCTGACAGATCTGTTGTCCTTCTACCGGGACGTCCTGATCATCCAATTGGGGAACGCCGTAGAGCTGGTCAACGTTGAGCTCAAGAGCGATCTTGAAGAATACGCCGCCCGCTCCACCCCGGAAGCGACCCTCGCCCGGATGGACGCGATCAACAAGGCCCGTGTCCGCATTACCACCACCAACGTTGCACCGCTGTTGGCGGTCGAGTCCATGGCGACGAGCCTCATCCAGCAATAG
- a CDS encoding amidohydrolase family protein, which yields MSTLIRGGTVITASGETVIDGGAVVIRDGRIADVLRRWDAGQAFDGDVIDASGCVVMPGLINIHTHGVTPGPLFPSAAAALPAERWMANLDRHLLAGTTTVLSLCGFASMDDVREADKRHAVHVRGATTHLPHCLRAAELADGKGLTTEAGELTVEGMLDDGAIAIGELGGGQTLGGGGQDLVYIPAAIQKSSGIRVSIDQARRIKEAVLGRFIDIRAFDPAELAGAARDAGLADAFTATQLAKLVRDTVMPSFVPAIEGIREGVRAASKFGVPAIVHSASATASVLRELMVELEGTGATLIAAHANHPSHTPAEAHELAVLGNKMGWPAEASVFDLLHRRRTIKTREHWDLLLQEPGLISVIGTDYGHDGDHDELISAVQDIAARGHRSLAGAVAMATSAVADLVPGIAPGSGRLEAGRAGDVVVANAEDFRDVRVVLVDGVSVVRNGQLTPEAHR from the coding sequence ATGTCTACGCTCATTCGCGGGGGCACGGTCATTACGGCCTCCGGCGAGACAGTCATCGACGGCGGAGCAGTAGTCATCCGTGATGGCCGGATTGCAGATGTGCTCCGCCGCTGGGATGCAGGACAAGCATTTGACGGCGATGTCATCGACGCGTCCGGCTGCGTCGTCATGCCAGGTCTCATCAATATCCACACCCACGGAGTGACGCCCGGCCCGCTGTTCCCGAGTGCGGCAGCGGCACTGCCCGCCGAGCGATGGATGGCGAATCTCGACAGGCACCTTCTAGCCGGAACCACCACTGTCCTTAGCCTGTGTGGTTTCGCTTCGATGGACGATGTCCGCGAAGCCGACAAGCGGCATGCCGTGCACGTTCGCGGAGCGACGACGCATTTGCCACATTGCTTGCGGGCCGCTGAATTGGCGGACGGGAAGGGTCTTACCACGGAGGCGGGGGAACTCACCGTTGAGGGGATGCTCGACGACGGTGCTATCGCCATCGGGGAGCTGGGCGGTGGCCAAACTTTGGGTGGGGGTGGGCAAGACCTCGTCTACATCCCGGCAGCCATCCAAAAATCCTCCGGCATTCGAGTCAGTATCGATCAAGCCCGTCGCATAAAAGAAGCAGTCCTGGGCAGGTTTATCGATATCCGTGCCTTCGATCCGGCCGAGCTGGCCGGGGCGGCCAGGGACGCAGGACTGGCGGATGCCTTCACAGCTACCCAATTGGCCAAGCTCGTCAGGGACACGGTGATGCCATCATTTGTCCCCGCCATAGAAGGGATCCGGGAGGGCGTCCGCGCAGCATCAAAGTTTGGCGTTCCGGCCATCGTCCACAGCGCATCAGCCACTGCCAGCGTCTTAAGGGAATTGATGGTCGAACTTGAGGGAACTGGAGCCACGCTCATCGCTGCCCACGCGAACCACCCTTCCCACACGCCGGCCGAGGCCCACGAACTGGCTGTCCTGGGCAACAAAATGGGTTGGCCTGCCGAGGCTTCGGTGTTTGACCTTCTGCACCGCAGGCGAACGATTAAGACGCGTGAGCACTGGGACTTGCTGCTTCAGGAGCCCGGACTGATCTCAGTCATCGGGACCGATTATGGACACGACGGCGATCATGACGAGCTAATTTCTGCCGTCCAGGACATCGCGGCGCGTGGACATCGTTCCTTGGCTGGTGCCGTTGCCATGGCCACCTCGGCTGTGGCTGACCTCGTCCCGGGTATCGCGCCCGGAAGTGGGCGTCTTGAGGCCGGGAGAGCCGGAGATGTAGTTGTCGCCAATGCCGAGGATTTCCGCGATGTACGCGTTGTCCTGGTGGACGGCGTCAGCGTGGTCCGCAATGGGCAGCTCACCCCGGAGGCCCACCGATGA